A portion of the Brevundimonas pondensis genome contains these proteins:
- a CDS encoding serine hydrolase domain-containing protein, protein MRPVICITLAACLLTGLASTAVAQSRVAIDLEPAFATIAQTGPGCVAGVRSPGAPDQIVARGQSDLEHADPLTADSIIETGSLAKQFTAAAIMLLVEDGKASLDDDIRRYLPEMPDYGVPITLRHLLNHTSGLREQWSLLALTGNGPGAQVHSMPLILELASRQKELNFKPGDEFFYTNTNYALAAMIVERISGVSLQQFTDERLFQPLGMSHTRWREDFRTVVPGRATAYAPTETGFIANMPFTNVYGNGGMLTTVGDLLRWNAFLDQPSVLAGGTALAAALQVPGRLNDGKPLVYGLGLELAPDQGRRLVAHSGSTGGYKTWLARYPDQGVSIAVLCNNGGINPIAMGEQIAELVLPAGRTASSAEGAAATAAVQTSNVDLTPYPGLFRNPVTGALVQVEAVNGQLTLKQGGVRALAALGEDRFQAPDGEQVRFARTNAKATELNLSQGRFVAVPPAASDPAALSALVGTYYSPELDTRISLIQRGDGLVVRQPFAVEWPLSPSFADGFTARLRGSTTFVFERDADGDVTGVRAWANGVRGLLFSKQ, encoded by the coding sequence ATGCGCCCAGTCATCTGCATCACCCTCGCGGCCTGCCTTCTTACCGGCCTCGCCTCGACCGCCGTCGCTCAATCGAGGGTGGCGATCGACCTCGAACCCGCCTTCGCCACGATCGCGCAGACCGGGCCGGGCTGTGTGGCTGGGGTAAGGAGCCCGGGCGCGCCCGACCAGATTGTCGCTCGCGGACAGTCCGATCTGGAACACGCTGACCCGCTGACGGCGGACAGCATCATCGAGACCGGCTCTCTGGCCAAGCAGTTCACGGCCGCTGCGATCATGTTGCTGGTCGAGGACGGCAAGGCGAGTCTTGACGATGATATTCGGCGCTATCTTCCGGAGATGCCGGACTACGGCGTTCCGATCACGCTGCGCCATCTGCTGAACCATACCAGCGGTCTGCGCGAGCAGTGGAGCCTGCTGGCCCTGACCGGCAATGGGCCGGGGGCCCAGGTGCACAGCATGCCCCTGATCCTCGAGCTGGCCTCACGCCAGAAGGAGCTGAATTTCAAGCCGGGCGACGAGTTCTTCTACACCAACACCAACTACGCCCTGGCCGCGATGATCGTCGAACGGATCAGCGGCGTCAGTCTGCAGCAGTTCACTGACGAGCGCCTGTTTCAGCCGCTGGGCATGAGCCATACGCGCTGGCGTGAGGATTTCCGCACCGTCGTTCCGGGGCGGGCCACCGCCTATGCGCCGACCGAAACCGGCTTCATCGCCAACATGCCCTTCACCAATGTCTACGGAAACGGCGGAATGCTGACGACGGTCGGCGACCTGTTGCGCTGGAACGCCTTCCTCGACCAGCCGTCCGTCCTGGCGGGCGGTACGGCGCTGGCGGCGGCCTTGCAAGTCCCCGGGCGTCTGAATGACGGCAAGCCTCTGGTCTACGGCCTGGGACTGGAGCTTGCGCCGGATCAGGGCCGGCGTCTGGTGGCGCACAGCGGCTCGACCGGCGGCTACAAGACCTGGCTGGCGCGCTATCCTGATCAGGGCGTCTCGATCGCCGTGCTGTGCAACAACGGCGGGATCAATCCGATCGCAATGGGCGAGCAGATCGCTGAACTGGTGCTGCCGGCCGGACGGACGGCTTCGTCCGCCGAAGGCGCAGCAGCGACGGCAGCGGTCCAGACGTCGAACGTGGACCTGACGCCCTATCCGGGCCTGTTCCGCAATCCTGTGACGGGGGCGCTGGTCCAGGTCGAGGCGGTCAATGGCCAACTGACCTTGAAGCAAGGCGGCGTCCGGGCGCTGGCCGCGCTGGGCGAGGACCGTTTTCAGGCGCCGGACGGCGAGCAGGTCCGCTTCGCGCGAACGAACGCCAAGGCGACGGAGCTGAACCTGAGCCAGGGCCGGTTCGTCGCCGTGCCACCCGCCGCGAGCGACCCCGCAGCCCTGTCGGCCTTGGTCGGGACCTACTACAGTCCGGAACTCGACACCCGGATCAGCCTGATCCAGCGCGGTGATGGCCTGGTCGTTCGCCAACCGTTTGCGGTCGAGTGGCCGTTGAGCCCCAGCTTCGCCGACGGCTTCACCGCCCGCCTGCGGGGCTCGACCACCTTCGTCTTCGAGCGGGATGCGGATGGAGACGTCACCGGCGTCCGGGCCTGGGCCAATGGCGTTCGCGGTCTGCTGTTTTCAAAGCAGTGA
- a CDS encoding DUF3298 domain-containing protein — protein MIPSRTARILLVTVAVAASLAACQRAEKKEAEAPKAAAAATADGPLKYDSATPYAKTSLTLPEAIKTQPELYAALYRQEVADLAKYAEGAQADRTEAGGESAMGPYEKTIVYGDAVQTGRLFSAMRTDFDYSGGAHPNTVATALLWDKTEKRRITPADLFAKGAELSSLERALCDAVNTAKKARPGATPVSTKADTWSCPKLKDVAIVLAPGDAAGKAGGLTFLLDAYAVGPYVEGAYYLTLPASAFQSLLAPAYASEFGGKPLKTGDVTNDLRPK, from the coding sequence ATGATCCCCTCGCGCACCGCTCGCATTCTGCTCGTCACCGTCGCCGTCGCGGCCTCGCTCGCCGCCTGCCAGCGCGCCGAAAAGAAAGAGGCCGAAGCGCCCAAGGCCGCTGCAGCCGCCACGGCCGACGGCCCGCTGAAATACGACAGCGCCACGCCCTACGCCAAGACCAGCCTGACCCTGCCCGAGGCCATCAAGACCCAGCCCGAGCTCTACGCCGCCCTCTATCGTCAGGAGGTCGCCGACCTGGCCAAGTACGCCGAAGGCGCCCAGGCCGACCGTACCGAGGCCGGCGGCGAGAGCGCCATGGGCCCCTATGAGAAAACCATCGTCTATGGCGACGCGGTCCAGACCGGCCGCCTGTTCAGCGCCATGCGCACCGACTTCGACTATTCGGGCGGCGCCCACCCGAACACGGTCGCCACGGCCCTGCTGTGGGACAAGACCGAGAAGCGCCGCATCACCCCGGCCGACCTCTTCGCCAAGGGCGCCGAGCTGTCGTCGCTGGAGCGCGCCCTGTGCGACGCCGTCAACACCGCCAAGAAGGCCCGCCCCGGCGCGACGCCGGTCAGCACCAAGGCCGACACCTGGTCCTGCCCCAAGCTGAAGGACGTGGCCATCGTCCTGGCCCCCGGCGATGCGGCGGGCAAGGCCGGCGGCCTGACCTTCCTGCTCGACGCCTATGCGGTCGGCCCCTACGTCGAAGGCGCCTACTACCTCACCCTGCCCGCCTCGGCCTTCCAGAGCCTTCTGGCCCCGGCCTACGCCTCCGAGTTCGGCGGCAAGCCGCTGAAGACCGGCGACGTCACCAACGACCTGCGACCGAAGTAA
- a CDS encoding UbiA family prenyltransferase, with the protein MSTAPLPDAARQNWVDRYAPEGLKPWLKLGRFDRPIGIWLLLLPGWQGIMLALNQYDRPFGGYELWLIAGFAIGASLMRGAGCAVNDIVDRDFDAQVARTALRPIPAGQISVKQAWAFVAGLCLISLCILLTMNLTSVLLGALSLGLVAAYPFMKRITWWPQAWLGLTFNWGALLGFAAATGGLFSLGWLYVLEVRASGDAYWMAEGLNRMGHVALSALLLYAGGLFWTLGYDTIYALQDIEDDAMAGIKSSARRLGAQVKPGVAVFYALAVLLAGAAGFAANLGPIFYVGLAAYALHLAWQVKRLKPDDAALALRLFKSNREAGLILLAAIAFNGLAY; encoded by the coding sequence ATGAGCACAGCCCCGCTTCCCGACGCCGCCCGCCAGAACTGGGTGGACCGCTACGCCCCCGAGGGGCTGAAGCCGTGGCTGAAGCTGGGTCGCTTCGACCGGCCGATCGGCATCTGGCTGCTGCTGCTGCCCGGCTGGCAGGGGATCATGCTGGCCCTGAACCAGTACGACCGGCCCTTCGGCGGCTACGAGCTATGGCTGATCGCAGGCTTCGCCATCGGCGCCTCCCTGATGCGGGGCGCGGGCTGCGCCGTGAACGACATCGTCGACCGCGACTTCGACGCCCAGGTGGCCCGCACCGCCCTGCGCCCCATTCCGGCGGGCCAGATCAGCGTCAAGCAGGCCTGGGCCTTCGTCGCCGGCCTGTGCCTGATCAGCCTGTGCATCCTGCTGACGATGAACCTGACCTCGGTGCTGCTGGGCGCCCTGTCGCTGGGTCTGGTCGCCGCCTATCCCTTCATGAAGCGCATCACCTGGTGGCCCCAGGCCTGGCTGGGCCTGACCTTCAACTGGGGCGCCCTGCTGGGCTTCGCCGCCGCGACCGGCGGCCTGTTCTCATTGGGCTGGCTCTATGTGCTGGAGGTTCGCGCCAGCGGCGACGCCTACTGGATGGCCGAGGGCCTGAACCGCATGGGCCATGTCGCCCTGTCGGCCCTGCTGCTCTACGCCGGCGGCCTGTTCTGGACCCTGGGCTACGACACCATCTACGCGCTGCAGGACATCGAGGACGACGCCATGGCGGGGATCAAGTCCTCGGCCCGGCGGTTGGGTGCCCAGGTCAAGCCGGGCGTGGCGGTCTTCTACGCACTAGCCGTCCTCTTGGCGGGCGCGGCGGGCTTCGCCGCAAACCTCGGCCCGATCTTCTACGTGGGTCTGGCCGCCTACGCCCTGCACCTGGCCTGGCAGGTGAAGCGCCTGAAACCCGACGACGCCGCCCTGGCCCTGCGCCTGTTCAAATCAAATCGTGAGGCGGGATTGATCCTTCTGGCCGCGATTGCGTTCAACGGCCTAGCTTACTGA
- a CDS encoding DUF4287 domain-containing protein — translation MTDEPIKGPASYFPSIEKKYGRPIAEWKAEVRAAYPAKHMELVTLLKNEHDMGHGHANAIVAHTLAEDGLK, via the coding sequence ATGACTGACGAGCCGATCAAGGGCCCCGCGTCCTATTTTCCCTCCATCGAGAAGAAGTACGGACGGCCTATCGCCGAGTGGAAGGCCGAGGTCCGCGCCGCCTATCCCGCCAAGCACATGGAACTGGTGACCCTGCTCAAGAACGAGCACGACATGGGCCACGGCCACGCCAACGCCATCGTCGCGCATACCCTGGCGGAAGACGGGTTGAAGTAG